The Actinomadura sp. WMMB 499 genome includes a window with the following:
- a CDS encoding IclR family transcriptional regulator, producing MLTRVVRILDAFGPESQVLTVSQISHRAALPLATTARLIKEMSRHGLLARDERRHVRIGTRMWELAERASPVLGLRETAQPYLRDLQAVVGHSTQLGLMDGDEVLFVERLTKPDSVVNVTRIAGRLPLHASSAGLILLAHAPAEVQERVVRGPLPAPTRHTIGDERVLRAALAEVRRRGFAFCPGHIHPDATGIAVPVRQDGRVVAALGLVVPNDDAAWPLHRPLQLTGLALSRALSTTAEVPPFNGKAAGRLPSPG from the coding sequence GTGCTCACACGCGTCGTACGAATCCTCGACGCGTTCGGTCCCGAGTCGCAGGTTCTCACTGTCAGCCAGATCAGCCACCGCGCGGCGCTGCCGCTCGCGACCACGGCGCGTCTGATCAAGGAGATGTCCCGGCACGGTCTGCTCGCCCGGGACGAACGCCGCCACGTCCGGATCGGGACGCGCATGTGGGAGCTGGCCGAACGCGCATCCCCGGTGCTGGGCCTGCGTGAAACCGCACAGCCCTATCTGAGGGATCTGCAGGCCGTGGTGGGACATTCAACTCAACTGGGCCTGATGGACGGCGACGAGGTCCTGTTCGTCGAACGGCTGACCAAACCCGATTCGGTCGTCAACGTCACCCGGATCGCCGGCCGTCTGCCGCTGCACGCGTCGTCCGCCGGGCTCATCCTGCTGGCGCACGCCCCGGCGGAGGTGCAGGAGCGTGTCGTCCGAGGTCCCCTGCCGGCCCCCACCCGGCACACGATCGGGGACGAGCGGGTGCTGCGCGCCGCGCTGGCGGAGGTGCGGCGACGCGGATTCGCCTTCTGCCCGGGGCACATCCACCCGGACGCCACCGGCATCGCCGTACCGGTGCGGCAGGACGGGCGGGTGGTCGCCGCGCTGGGCCTGGTCGTGCCCAACGACGACGCCGCATGGCCGCTGCACCGGCCGCTGCAGCTCACCGGGCTGGCGCTCAGCCGTGCCCTGAGCACCACCGCGGAAGTTCCGCCATTCAATGGGAAGGCGGCTGGTCGGCTCCCCTCTCCCGGCTGA
- a CDS encoding PDR/VanB family oxidoreductase, translating to MATETSATARGADSASAVELRVASKSPAADGVVALTLARADGGRLPDWAPGAHIDLVLPNGMTRQYSLCGDRWDARAYRIGVLREPDGRGGSAFVHDELDAGDVVAVGGPRNNFRLAPAERYLFIAGGIGITPLLPMIVQADMLGVEWRLLYGGRTRSSMAFLDELAVHGDRVTIVPQDEGGVLDVAAWLPEDLDGAKVYCCGPKGLLDAVEAHCAGLPAGTLRTERFLAADTGPRTGDHAFDVELRRSGRTVTVGPDRSLLQALGEAGLHVLSSCRQGVCGTCETTVLDGVPDHRDSLLDDAERAAGDCMFVCVSRSVGPRLVLDL from the coding sequence ATGGCGACCGAAACCTCCGCCACCGCCCGAGGCGCCGATTCGGCGAGTGCCGTGGAATTGCGCGTGGCGTCGAAGAGCCCGGCGGCCGACGGCGTCGTGGCCCTCACGCTGGCGCGCGCCGACGGGGGCCGGCTGCCGGACTGGGCGCCGGGCGCGCACATCGACCTGGTGCTGCCCAACGGCATGACCCGCCAGTACTCGCTGTGCGGCGACCGCTGGGACGCCCGCGCCTACCGCATCGGCGTCCTGCGCGAACCCGACGGCCGGGGCGGGTCGGCCTTCGTCCACGACGAACTCGACGCGGGGGACGTCGTGGCCGTCGGCGGACCGCGCAACAACTTCCGGTTGGCGCCGGCCGAGCGGTACCTGTTCATCGCGGGCGGGATCGGCATCACCCCGCTGCTGCCCATGATCGTTCAGGCCGACATGCTCGGCGTGGAGTGGCGGCTGCTGTACGGCGGGCGCACCCGTTCCTCCATGGCGTTCCTGGACGAACTCGCCGTCCACGGGGACAGGGTCACGATCGTTCCGCAGGACGAGGGCGGCGTGCTGGACGTGGCCGCCTGGCTCCCCGAGGACCTCGACGGCGCCAAGGTGTACTGCTGCGGGCCGAAGGGCCTGCTCGACGCCGTCGAAGCACACTGTGCCGGACTACCCGCCGGGACGTTGCGGACGGAACGTTTCCTCGCGGCCGACACGGGCCCCCGGACGGGCGATCACGCCTTCGACGTGGAACTGCGGCGGTCCGGCCGCACGGTGACCGTCGGCCCGGACCGGTCGCTGCTGCAGGCCCTCGGCGAGGCCGGCCTCCACGTCCTGTCGTCGTGCCGCCAGGGAGTGTGCGGCACCTGCGAGACGACCGTCCTGGACGGCGTTCCCGACCACCGCGATTCCCTGCTCGACGACGCCGAGCGCGCGGCCGGGGACTGCATGTTCGTGTGCGTGTCCCGCTCGGTCGGCCCGCGGCTCGTCCTGGACCTGTGA
- a CDS encoding MFS transporter: MSSPPDDPRTRLDEGPMSAGQWTAIAVCVLLNMLDGFDVLVMAFTADAVSDHWDLSGSQLGLLLSAGLAGMAAGSILLAPLADRIGRRATILIGLVLAAAGMGLSAAAQSPLQLGLLRVLTGIGIGAILASSNVIAAEYANRRWRGLAVSLNSTGYAVGATAGGVIAAALQSDGGGWRSVFAFGAVATALLVPVVLWRLPESLEFLLTRRSAGSLARLNKVLATMDQPAVRETPRPVHAAASAAPGLRRILAPDLRRNTLLTWTGFFLVMFGFYFVTSWTPKLLVESGMSADQGITGGVLLNLGGIFGTTLLGVLAARFALKNVLVGYTLATAVLLTLFVPATSVYGLLLALGALIGVFVNGCVAGLYALTPSIYGPDVRATGVGWGIGIGRLGAILSPIAAGRLLDAGWTPGRLFLLIAAVMIIGGGTVHAFRIKRAGRPAAAPAAADTPA, translated from the coding sequence ATGAGCTCTCCCCCGGACGACCCGCGCACGCGTCTCGACGAAGGCCCGATGTCGGCAGGGCAGTGGACCGCCATCGCCGTGTGCGTGCTGCTGAACATGCTGGACGGCTTCGACGTGCTGGTGATGGCCTTCACCGCCGACGCGGTCTCCGACCACTGGGACCTGTCGGGTTCCCAGCTCGGTCTCCTGCTCAGCGCGGGGCTGGCGGGCATGGCCGCCGGCTCCATCCTGCTGGCGCCGCTGGCCGACCGGATCGGGCGCCGTGCGACGATCCTGATCGGGCTCGTGCTGGCCGCCGCCGGCATGGGCCTGTCGGCGGCCGCCCAGAGCCCGCTGCAACTCGGACTGCTGCGCGTTCTGACCGGCATCGGTATCGGGGCGATCCTGGCGAGCAGCAACGTCATCGCTGCGGAGTACGCCAACCGGCGCTGGCGCGGGCTGGCCGTGAGCCTCAACTCCACCGGCTACGCCGTCGGCGCGACCGCCGGCGGCGTCATCGCCGCCGCGTTGCAGAGCGACGGCGGCGGCTGGCGTTCGGTCTTCGCGTTCGGAGCCGTCGCGACCGCGCTGCTCGTCCCCGTGGTCCTCTGGCGGCTTCCCGAATCGCTGGAGTTCCTGCTCACCCGGCGCTCGGCCGGTTCCCTGGCGCGGCTCAACAAGGTGCTGGCGACGATGGATCAGCCGGCCGTCCGGGAAACACCGCGGCCGGTGCACGCCGCCGCGAGCGCCGCCCCCGGCCTCCGCCGGATCCTCGCCCCGGATCTGCGCCGCAACACCCTGCTCACCTGGACGGGCTTCTTCCTGGTGATGTTCGGGTTCTACTTCGTCACCAGCTGGACGCCGAAGCTGCTGGTCGAGTCGGGCATGTCGGCCGACCAGGGGATCACGGGCGGTGTTCTGCTCAATCTGGGCGGCATCTTCGGCACGACCCTGCTCGGCGTGCTCGCCGCCCGGTTCGCCCTGAAAAACGTCCTGGTCGGCTACACGCTCGCGACCGCCGTCCTGCTGACGCTGTTCGTACCGGCCACCTCGGTGTACGGGCTGCTCCTGGCCCTGGGGGCACTGATCGGGGTGTTCGTCAACGGATGCGTCGCCGGCCTGTACGCCCTGACCCCCTCGATCTACGGTCCGGACGTCCGTGCCACCGGCGTCGGATGGGGCATCGGCATCGGCCGCTTGGGCGCCATCCTGTCGCCGATCGCGGCCGGGCGGCTGCTGGACGCGGGCTGGACCCCGGGGCGGCTGTTCCTGCTCATCGCCGCCGTCATGATCATCGGTGGCGGCACCGTGCACGCGTTCCGGATCAAGCGTGCGGGCCGCCCCGCCGCCGCGCCCGCGGCCGCCGACACCCCGGCTTGA
- a CDS encoding FAD-dependent oxidoreductase — MSTARTVLVIGGGAAGNAATILLDRAGFAVDLVEAKADWNATAGSGITLQGNALRVLRELGVWERVEASGFGFGSVGITAPDGTVLHVQHDLRTGGDDLPATVGMQRPRLQRILIDAVRAGGASVRLGTTAESFRQDADGVSVRFSDGTEGRYDLVVAADGLGSTTRAAIGVTTKPEPTGMAIWRVAAPRPDGVSRTDLAYGGPAYIAGYCPTSDTTLYAYVVEADRDRSSIPPETRADEMRRLASAYGGFWPEITEHITDPARVNHTRFDRLLVEGAWHRGRVVLIGDAAHCCPPTLAQGAALSLEDAWVLARMLTESTTWDDALFQAYYERRIERVRPVVEASVQIGQWQLDSVRDADVPGLMARTMTMLRELP; from the coding sequence ATGAGCACAGCCCGTACCGTCCTGGTGATCGGCGGCGGCGCCGCCGGCAACGCCGCGACGATCCTGCTGGACCGGGCCGGATTCGCGGTGGACCTGGTCGAGGCCAAGGCCGACTGGAACGCCACCGCGGGCTCCGGCATCACCCTCCAGGGCAACGCTCTGCGCGTCCTGCGCGAACTCGGCGTCTGGGAGCGGGTCGAGGCGTCCGGGTTCGGCTTCGGCTCCGTCGGCATCACGGCCCCCGACGGCACCGTCCTGCACGTCCAGCACGACCTGCGCACCGGCGGTGACGACCTGCCCGCCACGGTCGGCATGCAGCGCCCCCGGTTGCAGCGGATCCTGATCGACGCCGTGCGCGCCGGCGGCGCCTCCGTCCGCCTCGGCACCACCGCCGAGTCCTTCCGGCAGGACGCGGACGGCGTCTCGGTCCGGTTCTCCGACGGCACGGAGGGCCGCTACGACCTGGTGGTCGCCGCCGACGGCCTCGGCTCCACCACCCGCGCGGCCATCGGCGTCACCACCAAGCCCGAACCCACCGGCATGGCCATCTGGCGTGTCGCCGCCCCGCGCCCGGACGGCGTGTCCCGCACCGACCTCGCCTACGGCGGCCCCGCCTACATCGCGGGCTACTGCCCCACCAGCGACACCACCCTGTACGCCTACGTCGTCGAGGCCGACCGCGACCGGTCGTCCATCCCGCCGGAGACCCGCGCGGACGAGATGCGCCGCCTCGCCTCCGCCTACGGGGGCTTCTGGCCGGAGATCACCGAGCACATCACCGACCCGGCGCGGGTCAACCACACCCGGTTCGACCGGCTGCTCGTCGAGGGGGCCTGGCACCGCGGCCGGGTCGTGCTGATCGGCGACGCCGCCCACTGCTGCCCGCCCACGCTCGCGCAGGGGGCCGCCCTGTCCCTGGAGGACGCGTGGGTGCTCGCGCGGATGCTGACCGAGAGCACCACGTGGGACGACGCGCTGTTCCAGGCGTACTACGAGAGGCGGATCGAGCGCGTCCGTCCCGTCGTCGAGGCGTCCGTGCAGATCGGGCAGTGGCAGCTCGACAGCGTCCGCGACGCGGACGTGCCGGGGCTGATGGCCCGCACCATGACGATGCTCCGGGAACTGCCGTGA
- a CDS encoding cytochrome P450, which translates to MNPTGTPSAPVSLDLDPFAPEALQDPLPMQAALRDAGPVVHLERYDVYALARYEHVHTALTDWQSLQSGAGVGLANFRYEEPWRPPSLLLEADPPLHDAPRAVLSGILGPRSLRRLRETWSANAEELVDQVTAEPSFDAVTALAQAFPLRVFPDAVGLGRDGRENLLPYGDHAFNAFGPPNDLVAKGALRVAELSAWVNAQCARDKLTPGGFGARIWDAADAGDITHAQAPLIVRSLLTAGVDTTVHALAAMIYAFAAHPAQWERLRGDPGLARIAFDEAVRWESPVQTFFRTATGDLSIAGSLVPDGKKVLMFLGAANRDPRRWTAPDAFDLARDPSAHVGFGMGIHQCVGQHVARLEAEALVTALARRVRRIGLAGEPVRHLNNTLRAWSSMPVRIELA; encoded by the coding sequence ATGAACCCCACCGGTACTCCGTCCGCCCCGGTCTCCCTGGATCTCGACCCGTTCGCCCCGGAGGCCCTCCAGGATCCGCTGCCGATGCAGGCCGCGCTGCGGGACGCCGGCCCCGTGGTCCATCTGGAGCGCTACGACGTCTACGCGCTCGCTCGCTACGAGCACGTCCACACCGCCCTCACCGACTGGCAGTCCCTGCAGTCCGGCGCCGGTGTGGGTCTGGCCAACTTCCGCTACGAGGAACCGTGGCGGCCCCCCAGCCTCCTCCTGGAGGCCGACCCCCCGCTGCACGACGCGCCCCGCGCCGTCCTGTCCGGGATCCTCGGTCCCCGTTCGCTGCGCCGCCTCCGCGAAACCTGGTCGGCGAACGCCGAGGAGCTGGTCGACCAGGTCACGGCCGAGCCGTCCTTCGACGCCGTCACCGCCCTCGCCCAGGCCTTTCCGCTGCGCGTGTTCCCCGACGCGGTCGGGCTCGGGCGGGACGGGCGGGAGAACCTGCTGCCCTACGGCGACCACGCCTTCAACGCCTTCGGCCCGCCCAACGACCTGGTGGCCAAGGGGGCGCTGCGGGTCGCCGAGCTGTCGGCCTGGGTCAACGCCCAATGTGCCCGCGACAAGCTGACGCCCGGCGGTTTCGGCGCCCGGATCTGGGACGCCGCGGACGCCGGCGACATCACCCACGCCCAGGCCCCGCTGATCGTCCGTTCCCTGCTGACCGCCGGGGTCGACACCACCGTCCACGCCCTCGCCGCCATGATCTACGCCTTCGCCGCTCACCCCGCGCAGTGGGAGCGGCTCCGCGGGGACCCCGGCCTGGCCCGTATCGCCTTCGACGAGGCCGTCCGCTGGGAATCCCCCGTGCAGACCTTCTTCCGGACCGCGACCGGCGACCTTTCGATCGCCGGATCGCTCGTCCCCGACGGGAAGAAGGTCCTGATGTTCCTCGGTGCCGCGAACCGGGACCCGCGCCGGTGGACGGCGCCCGACGCGTTCGACCTGGCACGCGATCCGTCCGCCCATGTCGGCTTCGGCATGGGCATCCACCAGTGCGTCGGCCAGCACGTCGCACGCCTCGAGGCCGAGGCGCTCGTGACCGCCCTGGCGCGCCGGGTCCGGCGCATCGGACTGGCCGGCGAACCCGTGCGTCACCTCAACAACACTCTGCGGGCCTGGTCGTCGATGCCCGTGCGGATCGAACTCGCTTGA
- a CDS encoding VOC family protein → MSARPLTHLRHVDLAVPDYDRQLDFYTGVWGLTKVAEDSGISFLAAEGSPEQYVVRLRKADEKRLDLVSYGAADPAGVDALAERLLAAGVRTISRPGEVATPGGGYGFRFFDCDGRTIEVSADVEARRHRRIEEKESVPVRLSHVVLNSPDLDRSREWYERHLGFRLSDSLSSPHMGEVMHFMRISDQHHSMALAKGPHTSLHHVSFEMRGIDEYMRGSGRVIRAGFKKIWGPGRHMAGDNTFTYFLDPHGNTVEYTTELECLDEDTWHPHVYDFSDPEVTDQWGTANPMNELVAKESFNDPDRGVFVAPPV, encoded by the coding sequence ATGAGCGCACGCCCGCTCACCCACCTGCGGCACGTCGACCTCGCCGTGCCCGACTACGACAGGCAACTCGACTTCTACACCGGCGTCTGGGGCCTCACCAAGGTCGCCGAGGACTCCGGCATCTCCTTCCTCGCCGCCGAGGGCTCCCCGGAGCAGTACGTCGTGAGGTTGCGCAAGGCCGACGAGAAGCGTCTCGACCTCGTCTCCTACGGCGCCGCGGACCCGGCCGGCGTCGACGCACTCGCCGAGCGGCTGCTCGCCGCGGGAGTCCGGACGATCTCGCGGCCCGGCGAGGTCGCCACCCCCGGCGGCGGCTACGGCTTCCGCTTCTTCGACTGCGACGGCCGCACGATCGAGGTCTCCGCCGACGTCGAGGCACGGCGGCACCGCAGGATCGAGGAGAAGGAGTCCGTCCCGGTCAGGCTGAGCCACGTCGTCCTCAACTCGCCGGACCTCGACCGGAGCCGCGAATGGTACGAGCGGCACCTCGGCTTCCGCCTGTCGGACTCGCTCAGCTCGCCCCACATGGGCGAGGTCATGCACTTCATGCGCATCAGCGACCAGCACCACTCGATGGCACTCGCGAAGGGACCGCACACCTCCCTGCACCACGTCTCGTTCGAGATGCGCGGCATCGACGAGTACATGCGCGGCTCCGGTCGCGTCATCCGGGCGGGCTTCAAGAAGATCTGGGGCCCCGGACGGCACATGGCCGGGGACAACACCTTCACCTACTTCCTCGACCCGCACGGCAACACCGTCGAGTACACCACCGAACTGGAATGCCTGGACGAGGACACCTGGCACCCGCACGTCTACGACTTCTCCGACCCCGAGGTCACCGACCAGTGGGGCACCGCCAACCCCATGAACGAACTCGTCGCCAAGGAGTCCTTCAACGATCCCGACCGCGGCGTCTTCGTCGCCCCGCCGGTCTGA
- a CDS encoding amidohydrolase family protein has translation MTAPTVDVHAHVLLPEVEALVAGLPGHDAARELDARRNGPRALAVSGPMVRERLPRLTDVAVRLASMDAQGVDVQLVSPSPSHYHYWTGEETAGKLCRLANEATAAHCSAAPGRLRGLGLVPLQHPRLAVPALDDALERGLAGVEISSHAPGRELSDTAYEPFWTRAEESGAVVFLHPFGCTLDERLDRWYLSNTVGQPAENAVALSHLIFSGVLDRHPRLKLIAAHGGGYLPTHIGRADHAWSARPDAGEGCAHPPSSYLKRLHFDSLVHDPHVLRELVRAAGPDRVLLGSDFPFDMGAEDPVGALRAAGLPRAHFDAVRGANATTLLDLAIA, from the coding sequence GTGACCGCACCGACCGTGGACGTCCACGCGCACGTCCTGCTCCCCGAGGTCGAGGCGCTCGTGGCCGGCCTGCCCGGCCACGACGCCGCCAGGGAACTGGACGCCCGGCGCAACGGCCCCCGGGCACTCGCCGTCAGCGGCCCCATGGTCCGCGAGCGCCTCCCGAGGCTGACCGACGTCGCCGTGCGCCTGGCCTCGATGGACGCCCAAGGCGTGGACGTCCAGCTGGTGAGCCCCTCCCCCTCGCACTACCACTACTGGACCGGCGAGGAGACGGCCGGGAAGCTGTGCCGGCTCGCCAACGAGGCGACGGCCGCGCACTGCTCCGCCGCCCCCGGACGGCTGCGCGGGCTCGGGCTCGTACCGCTCCAGCATCCGCGGCTCGCGGTGCCCGCCCTGGACGACGCGCTGGAGCGGGGCCTGGCCGGGGTGGAGATCTCCAGCCACGCCCCGGGACGCGAACTGTCCGACACCGCCTACGAACCCTTCTGGACCCGAGCCGAGGAGTCCGGCGCGGTCGTGTTCCTCCACCCCTTCGGCTGCACGCTCGACGAGCGGCTGGACCGGTGGTACCTGTCCAACACCGTCGGCCAGCCCGCCGAGAACGCCGTCGCGCTGTCGCACCTCATCTTCTCCGGCGTGCTGGACCGGCACCCCCGCCTGAAACTGATCGCCGCGCACGGCGGCGGCTACCTGCCCACCCACATCGGCCGGGCCGACCACGCCTGGTCGGCCCGCCCGGACGCCGGCGAGGGCTGCGCCCACCCGCCCAGCAGCTACCTGAAGCGCCTGCACTTCGACTCCCTCGTGCACGACCCGCACGTCCTGCGCGAACTGGTCCGGGCCGCCGGGCCCGACCGCGTCCTGCTCGGCTCGGACTTCCCGTTCGACATGGGCGCCGAGGACCCGGTGGGCGCCCTGCGCGCCGCCGGGCTGCCCCGAGCCCACTTCGACGCCGTCCGCGGAGCCAACGCCACGACCCTGCTCGACCTCGCGATCGCCTGA
- a CDS encoding LysR family transcriptional regulator, translating to MNLARLDLNLVVALRALLEERNVTRAGQRVGLSQPAMSASLARLRRHFGDDLLARVGGHYELTALGQVLLDRTSTAYDVLERLFASQADFDPAKESREFRLIASDYAVAVFGAELARAVHEEAPGIRFRFSQTPTTVVDDTATVLSATDGLLMPHGVISDFPATELYDDRWLFLVADDHPSIDDRLTRHDLARLPWVIYQRTYDAPAVRQLGMLGIEPRVEVSVDSFQLLPLLVAGTRRIALVQARLARLVEPLAAVRVVEPPYEAIPLREALWWHPVHTHDAAHIWLRETAARVGRRLADAPGT from the coding sequence GTGAATTTGGCCCGCCTCGATCTCAACCTCGTCGTCGCCCTGCGCGCCCTCCTGGAGGAACGCAACGTCACCCGTGCCGGGCAGCGGGTCGGGCTCAGCCAGCCGGCGATGAGCGCGTCCCTGGCCCGGCTGCGCCGCCACTTCGGCGACGACCTGCTCGCCCGGGTGGGCGGGCACTACGAGCTCACCGCCCTCGGCCAGGTCCTCCTCGACCGCACGTCCACCGCCTACGACGTGCTGGAACGCCTCTTCGCCAGCCAGGCGGACTTCGATCCGGCCAAGGAGAGCCGCGAGTTCCGGCTGATCGCCTCGGACTACGCCGTCGCCGTCTTCGGCGCCGAACTGGCCCGCGCGGTGCACGAGGAGGCCCCGGGCATCCGGTTCCGGTTCAGCCAGACCCCGACCACCGTCGTGGACGACACGGCCACCGTGCTGAGCGCCACCGACGGGCTGCTCATGCCGCACGGCGTCATCAGCGACTTCCCCGCCACCGAGCTGTACGACGACCGCTGGCTGTTCCTCGTCGCCGACGACCACCCGAGCATCGACGACCGGCTCACCCGGCACGACCTCGCCCGCCTGCCGTGGGTCATCTACCAGCGCACCTACGACGCCCCCGCCGTCCGCCAGCTGGGCATGCTCGGCATCGAGCCGCGCGTGGAGGTGTCGGTCGACAGCTTCCAGCTGCTGCCCCTGCTGGTGGCCGGCACCAGGCGCATCGCCCTGGTCCAGGCCCGCCTGGCCCGGCTCGTCGAACCGCTCGCCGCCGTCCGGGTGGTGGAGCCCCCTTACGAGGCGATCCCGCTGCGTGAGGCGCTGTGGTGGCACCCGGTCCACACCCACGACGCGGCCCACATCTGGCTGCGCGAGACGGCCGCGCGGGTCGGCAGGCGACTGGCGGACGCCCCCGGGACATGA
- a CDS encoding cyclase family protein — translation MTLDRRDPEGSIARAAEACSNWGRWGEHDVLGTLNLLDEAKRREGAALVRRGAAFSLSLRFDINGPQKGWRRRTNPVHTMLDTGTDAALGNQGLPHGIGGADDVIAMPLQCSTQWDGLGHIFDHGKAWNGRPAEQVVTSDGDQVTGIEHMAPHVAGRGVLLDVGRTLGTGGELPDGFAITEEHLAATIEAHGTAVGRGDMVLVRTGQLSRVRRDGWGDYAGGPAPGLSFTTAGWLHRTGIAAIATDTWGFEVRPNEFDDAFQPLHQVAIPHIGLLIGEMWDLDALADDCASDGRHDFWLTAAPLPITGAVGSPVNPIAVK, via the coding sequence GTGACCCTCGACCGCCGCGATCCCGAAGGATCGATCGCCCGCGCCGCCGAAGCCTGCTCGAACTGGGGCCGCTGGGGGGAGCACGACGTCCTCGGCACCCTCAATCTCCTCGACGAGGCCAAGCGCCGCGAGGGCGCCGCCCTCGTCCGGCGCGGCGCCGCCTTCTCGCTCTCCCTGCGCTTCGACATCAACGGCCCGCAGAAGGGCTGGCGGCGGCGCACCAACCCGGTCCACACCATGCTCGACACCGGTACCGACGCCGCCCTCGGGAACCAGGGGCTGCCGCACGGCATCGGCGGCGCCGACGACGTGATCGCCATGCCGTTGCAGTGCTCGACCCAGTGGGACGGGCTCGGGCACATCTTCGACCACGGCAAGGCGTGGAACGGCCGCCCCGCCGAGCAGGTCGTCACCTCCGACGGCGACCAGGTCACCGGCATCGAGCACATGGCCCCGCACGTCGCCGGACGCGGCGTGCTGCTCGACGTCGGCCGGACGCTCGGGACCGGCGGCGAACTGCCCGACGGGTTCGCGATCACCGAGGAGCACCTGGCCGCGACCATCGAGGCCCACGGGACGGCCGTCGGCCGCGGCGACATGGTGCTCGTCCGCACCGGGCAACTGTCCCGGGTCCGCCGCGACGGCTGGGGCGACTACGCGGGCGGCCCCGCGCCCGGCCTGTCCTTCACCACCGCCGGCTGGCTGCACCGCACCGGGATCGCCGCGATCGCCACCGACACCTGGGGCTTCGAGGTCCGCCCCAACGAGTTCGACGACGCCTTCCAGCCCCTGCACCAGGTCGCCATCCCCCACATCGGGCTGCTGATCGGCGAGATGTGGGACCTCGACGCGCTCGCGGACGACTGCGCGTCCGACGGCCGCCACGACTTCTGGCTCACCGCCGCTCCCCTGCCCATCACCGGCGCGGTCGGCTCGCCCGTCAACCCGATCGCCGTCAAGTGA
- a CDS encoding fumarylacetoacetate hydrolase family protein has protein sequence MSVKPGPAPALFAGPFALATLSAPDGPPFPALVTPDARVLDLRAAFGDARLTVRGLLDVWETAAPRLAALSRDDGADGGAERGPLAGLRVHAPVDPRQVFQSGANYRQHVIDLHVAHGDPADDRPAEARRAEAAEIMDRRAAEDLPYVFIGLPSAITGPYDDVVLPAWAEKPDWELELAAVIGRTAHRVPVEHALEYVAGYTIANDLTDRATVFRRDMPQIGTDWLRSKNAPGFTPLGPWIVPAASIADPDDLRVTLKLNGEVMQDESTKDMIFDVARMVAFASRTARLLPGDLVLTGSPAGNGMHWGRLLRDGDVMDGSITGLGAQRTRCVAEVSS, from the coding sequence ATGTCCGTGAAACCTGGCCCCGCACCCGCGCTCTTCGCCGGCCCCTTCGCCCTCGCCACGCTCTCGGCCCCGGACGGGCCGCCCTTCCCCGCCCTCGTCACGCCGGACGCCCGGGTGCTCGACCTCCGGGCCGCCTTCGGCGACGCGCGGTTGACCGTCCGCGGACTCCTGGACGTCTGGGAGACCGCCGCGCCGCGCCTCGCCGCGCTCTCGCGGGACGACGGCGCGGACGGCGGTGCGGAGCGCGGGCCCCTGGCGGGCTTGCGGGTGCACGCCCCGGTGGATCCGCGCCAGGTGTTCCAATCGGGAGCCAACTACCGGCAGCACGTCATCGACCTGCACGTCGCCCACGGCGACCCCGCCGACGACCGGCCGGCGGAGGCGCGGCGCGCCGAGGCGGCGGAGATCATGGACCGGCGGGCGGCGGAGGATCTGCCGTACGTCTTCATCGGGCTGCCGAGCGCCATCACGGGCCCCTACGACGACGTCGTGCTGCCCGCGTGGGCGGAGAAGCCGGACTGGGAGCTGGAGCTGGCGGCCGTGATCGGCCGGACGGCCCATCGGGTGCCGGTCGAGCACGCGCTGGAGTACGTCGCCGGGTACACGATCGCCAACGACCTGACCGACCGCGCCACCGTCTTCCGCAGGGACATGCCGCAGATCGGCACCGACTGGCTGCGCAGCAAGAACGCCCCCGGGTTCACTCCGCTCGGGCCGTGGATCGTGCCGGCCGCGTCGATCGCGGACCCGGACGACCTCCGGGTGACACTGAAGCTCAACGGCGAGGTCATGCAGGACGAGTCCACCAAGGACATGATCTTCGATGTCGCCAGGATGGTCGCGTTCGCCTCGCGGACCGCCCGGCTCCTGCCCGGCGATCTCGTCCTCACCGGCTCCCCCGCCGGAAACGGCATGCACTGGGGCCGGCTGCTGCGCGACGGCGACGTCATGGACGGCTCCATCACCGGGCTCGGCGCCCAGCGCACCCGCTGCGTCGCGGAGGTCTCGTCGTGA